GTACAACAGGACTTCAAATGGGAGAATCGTATGTATCTGGCTCCGGTATTCGTGAATGAAGTGTATAAAAACACACAGATGGTTCAAGCACCGGAATATTAATCTTAAACAAGTATACAAATATGAAGAAATTAATATATTCATTCCTTTTCTTGGGAGCAATCACTGCACTCGGAGGCTGTAAGGAAGACAGCTACGAAGACTTGATCCCTGAGCAATATGACAAAATTCTCTATCTGAAAACCTATGGTCAACAGACTATAGAGCTCTTTGACGACGGATCACAGGTAGACTATTCACTGACTGTCGTAAAAACCGGAAGTAATCCGGCGGCTACCGCACAGGCGCAAGTAAAAATCATGTCGCAAGCTGAAGTTGACAAAGACACACGGTACCAAGGAAATAATTACAAGGTATTATCATCTGCTTGTTATACTTACAAGTCTGAACCACTCGAGCTTACTTCTGCCGACGCTTATAAACAGGTAAAGATGAAATTGTCTCCTGCCAAAATTTTGGAGGAAATAGCCGAAACAAAGGACGAAAATCCCAATTACATATATATCATTCCTTTCCGTCTCAGCAGTCCGAACGACCAGGTCAACCAAGATAAAAAAGATTTGATATTGAAACTGAATGTCACCAAGTTGAGCATTTATTTCAAGAAAGGAAGTCAAACGGTTAATTTGAACACTGTAACAGGAGACGAATGGGCGTTTGAAGCAGGAATGGCTATGGTATCAGGTGTACAGAATACGTGGAATTTCACCGCTCAAATAGAAGTAGACAGAAGCGATGAGGCATTAAATGCGTATAACACAGCTAATGGCACTGCTTATCTGATGATTCCTGAAGCGGCAATCGTAAATATCAATGAAGGCGTATTCGAAGCTGGTAATAACGAAGCCGCGGCTGCGATAAGAATCAGACGAGCCGGATTAGCTAAAGGATATACTTATCTAGTTCCTTTGAAACTTAAACCTATCACAGAAATAGAAACCATTTCTATTAATGAAAAGTTGCATTATATAATATTGGAATATCCGCTGGATCCGGAAGCAGACAGAATTGAATTGACAACATCCAGTTTCTTCGATGTTTACGGTTGGCATATCAGTAATGATTATGGCAATTTGATTGACAATAATAATGAGACTCATTTTGAGACTCAGTATTGGGCAATTACCGGAAACGCAACTTATGGTACTCCATTAGATGTTAGAATAGGCAAAGAGGTACACTCCGTCATGTTTGAATATACAACTAGAGGAGGCGGTAATACCAATCCACAAGATATATCACTCTGGGCCTCCAACGATGATGAAGTTACAACAAATAGCGAATCCGATACATGGTTCAAACTAGGTGATGTTTCAGGTGTTCCAGCACGATATGAAGAACACAAAAAATACTCATCCAAAGTATTTATTTCCTCCCAGCCATTTAAATATATAAGAATAGCTGTTAAAACAGGAAATGCACCAGTAGACGGTACAGGCTCTGTAGGCGGTTGCTGGGGTATAGCCGAACTTAAAATATGGGCAAACTAAAATTAACCATTAAAGATAACTATTTATGAAACATATATACAATTATCTGACTTTCCTCTTATGTCTCTTTACCATGACCGTTTACACCGGCTGCAAAGACGACGAAGAAGAACTTGTAGCCAAGCAATTTGAAATTGACGGAAGCGAACTGAACAAAGAAATCGACTTCCGTAGCACAACAATCTCAATACCCGTAAAGACTAACATGCGTGTAAGTGAGTGGTCTGTAAATTCCAATCAGAAATGGGTAACTGCATTCCAGCAAAAGGATGAAATAATTTTATCTATTCTGGACAGCAAATTGACAAACGAACGTACCGCCAAAGTCACTGTCACATCAGAAGTTGTTGATGCCAACTATACTATTACCCTGACACAATATGGTATTAATGACGTTCAGTTCAAGAATGACACCAGAGTTCCTATCATCAGCGCTATCGCAGATGCAAGTCAGGGCGAAGGCTGGAGCATCGAAAAAACATTCGATGGTATAAAGGACCCTGCCCTGACACAATCTGATGGAAATCATTTCCACTCACCATGGGGGGCGGGGAACACCGTCTTTCCATTCCACATTACATACACCGTTGATCCCAACAAGCAGATTGACTACTTTATCTATTACCCGAGAAATGGAAACGGAAACTTCGGGGAATTCAGCGTCAGTGTACTACCTGCCGGCAAAGCGGACAACGAACAAAATTATGTGGATGTCGGAAGTTTTGACTTCAAGTTTGCTGAAAGTACAATCAATGGAATTAGCGGTATTCTAACTAAAGGTATTATAGCTGATAAGGTAAAATTCACGATTCAAAGTGGATTAGGAGGTTATGTAAGTTGCGGGGAAATGGAATTCTATGAAAAGACTAACTACCGCGACATGAACGCTCCCATATTGAATGTCTTTACAGACCTTACTTGTTCTGAGTTGAAACCTGACGTTACCAACGAAGCAATCGAAGCATTGCCCAGCAATACCCTGAAACGCGTAGCTAAAGCACTCCAAAACAATACATACGATGAATGGGAGAAAAATTTCCGTATCCGGGAGTATGAAGCATATAGCAACAATAATTATTGGGCCAACCGAATACAGACTAAGAAATATTCAGATTTGGACAACCCGACGGGTATTTATGTGAAGAAGGATGAGGAACTGATGGTTTTGGTCGGCGCGATACCTGAAGGACAACAAGTTTCACTGCAATGTATATGGGAAGAGGGTGGAGTCAAACAAGACTTCGACCACCAAGACCCGAATGCGCAGAACTACGTACAAACAGCAGTCAGCGGAGACAAATACCCACTGGTAGAAGGTGTGAATATGTTGAAGATGAATGGACAAGGACAGCTCTTTATAATGTACAATGTGCAAGGAGAAGGGTTGAAACAAAATCCGGCTCCGGTCAAGATCCATATTCCACTGGGACGTGGTATTGTCAATGGTTTCTTCGACTTGAAAGAGCATAAGACCGATGCCAAATATGCGGAATTGTTGAGCAAAGCAACCCACAAATATTTTTGTGTGCGCGGTGAACGGATGATGTTCTACTTCCACCGTCTCAAAATGCTGGACGCAGCTCCTACTGAAATCTTGTCCGCAATTCATCTTTGGGATGATATTCTGAGATGGGAACAGGAAATGAGTGGTATTGAGAAATACCGTCAGGACGGATATTACAATAACCATATGTTTTCCATATCTCCGGAAGGAAGCTACATGTGGGCGTCAGACTACCGCATAGCTTTCGTTTACACCTACCTGAAAAACATTCTGCTTTATGACAACGTAATGGCAGCAGAAGATAATGCGTGGGGACCGGCACACGAAATGGGACACGTTCATCAATATGCCATCAACTGGCCAGGCTCGACGGAATCAAGCAACAACTTGTTCTCCAACTACGTTATCTATCGTCTGGGCAAGTACAAATCACGTGGACGCGGTCTGGACTATATGGCAAAAACGGTTTATGGAGACGGACGCGCATGGTATAACATGGGCAGTTCTACACACCAAAACGAAGATACCGAGGTGCATATGCGTATGAACTGGCAACTTTGGATATATTACGAATTATGTAAGGGAACTGCAGAGAATCCGACTATTTGGCCGAGAATATTCGAAATCATGCGTACAACATACAAGGATATTCCGGAAAGCGACCCGGGCAGACGTCAAATGGCATTTGTAAAGGCGGTATGTGATGCTACACAGGAAGACTTGACGGAATTCTTCGAAACATGGGGATTCTTCAAACCTGTAAGTGAATCTATCAATCAGTATGGTACGTTCCAATATACGGTTAGCAAATCGATGATCACAGAAACCAAGCAGTATATCAAGAACAAGAATTATCCGAAAGCCGCTCCGATCCAATATATCGAAGACCGTAAGCAGGAATTCTTCTCTGAAGGTGATTACCGCTTCAAGGAGGTAGGTAATGTAGGTTACTATACTACATTCAAAGATAATGTACAGATAAGCAAGACCCCGACTTACACAGAAAAAGCTTCCACACAGGGAAAAGCAATCAGTGTCAGCAACGGTGAACAAGCTGTAGCTTTTGAAGTCAGAAAACAAGAAACCGGCAGCAACGGGGAAAAGATTATGGGTGATATCGTTTACTTCTCCAATTCTTTCGAATTCTTTGTTCCGCGCACCGTCTCTATAGCAGGTTGCGGCATTTACGCCGTACAAGCAGACGGAGCACGCATACTGATGGAAAAGAAGTAAGTTAATCACTAAATAAGAGAGGAAATACTACAAAAACTATTTATACGATATTGTTGTATCATAATAGATAGACTTTTGCTGTATTTCCTCTTCTTTTATCAACCGCTAACATATGAATGACATGAAAAACATAACTACGCACTTATTAATTCTTTTTCTCTGCGGAAGCATACTTCACGCCTGTTCTTCCAGCGATAAAACCCTGACTCCACCTTCTCCCAGCTTTGAAGAAGAGGAAGAAATAAAAGAGATAACACTTCCCGAGGACATCCAGATTATCCCGGTCGGTGGAAAAGCCAGTGAATGCCAACCCGGTTCTGACATAGACAAATCATATGACGGCAAATTTACAACAGGAGCCGCCGAATCCCATTACCATAGCTCATGGAGCAACACCTCTTTTCCGGTTACTTTGGAGTACTTCTTCAAAGGAGATACAGAAATCAATTACCTTATCTATTACACCCGTTCCGGTAACGGTAATTTTGGTGAACTAGAAGTGTACACCTCTACCGACTCAGCCAGAAAGAATTATACCCTACAAGGAACTTATGACTTCAAAATGAAAAATGACCCAAGCAGGATCGTTTTCAAGGAAGGTATAAAAGCCACAGGAGTAAAATTCGTTGTAAAAAGCGGACTTGGCAATTTTGTCAGTTGTGATGAAATGCATTTTTTCCAAAAGAATACAGACAAGACATTAGAAAGCAAATTGCTGACTGTATTTAAAGATATTACTTGCAGCGAATTGAAGCCTGACGTTACTGATAAAGAAATCAACAAGTTACCTAACAAATATTTCATCCATATAGCCGAAGCATTGAAAAATAATTCGTATGACGAATGGGAGAAAGAATTTCGTATCCGCAAATACAACGCTTATAGCAATGTCAACGAATGGGCCGAAAAGCTAATGACCAAACATTACAGCAGTCTGGACAACCTGACCGGAATCTCAGTGAAGAAAGACGATGAAATTATCGTTCTCGTTGGTGACACTTATGGACGGGAAATCTCACTACAATGTGTAGGAGAAGAAAAAACGAACTTTGGGGAAGCAAAGGAATATGTGCAGACTGCCGCCTCGGGAGATGTCTATTATCTTGAACACGGTATCAACAAAATCAAGATACGTAACAACGGGCAACTTTTTGTCATGTACAACTGTGACCTGACCAGTAATCCGAAACCTATAAAAATACATATTCCGTCAGGAAGCGGAACGGTCAGCGGATTCTTCGACTTGAAAGAACATAAAACAGACAGTAAATATGCAGAACTACTGTCTAAAGCCACAGATAAGTATTTCGGAGTACGTGGGGATAAGATTATCTTCTATTTCCACCGGGATAAACTCCGGGAGTTCGTAAAAGATGAAATATTATCCGCCATCAGCCTGTGGGACAACATCATCGGATGGGAACAGGAATTGATGGGTATTGAAGATGTACGGCCCGCACTGGTAAACAACCACTTATTTGCCATTTCGCCCGAAGGTGCTTATATGTGGGCGTCTGATTACCGCATCGCATTTGTATATACTTATCTCCAAAATATCTTGTTATACGATAATGTAATGAGCGCCAAAGACAATGCTTGGGGACCCGCACATGAAATCGGACATATCCATCAACAGGCAATCGACTGGCCAAGTTCCACCGAATCATCCAATAATCTATTTTCAAACTTCATTCTATATAAACTTGGTAAATATTGCTCTCGCGGCACAGAATTAAATCTCCCCAAAGCAGCGGACAACCGTACTACCGACTCTAACGGAAATATAACCAAAATGACCCTTTCGGAAGCCCACTGTGTACTCAACCGCCCATGGTGCAATTTCGGCAGCAATTATCAAGGAGAAAATACAGAGCTACATATGCGTATGAACTGGCAACTATGGAACTACTATCACCGCTGCGGACATAAACCTGATTTCTGGCAAAGGTTGTTCAAACTCATGCGCGAAAACCGTACTACTTCCAATAATCCGGGAGTCAAACAACTTCTGTTTGCCCGGATGGCAAGCGAAGCGGCACAGGAAGACCTGACCGAGTTTTTTGAAATGTGGGGATTCTTCGTACCGGTAGATACACAATTAGACCAATATGGCAGCTACCAATATACCGTGACGGAGAATATGATTAAGGAAACCAAACAAGCTATGGCCAAATATCCGAAGAAAGCCAAGCCGTTCTACTATCTGGAAGACCGGAAAGCAGGTGATGAAGGACTGGACACTACCCCACCGGATGTCGGTTATTACACCCAGTTCCAAACGATACGACCTATCACTAAAGATATAAAAGGACATATCAACGGACGGGAAGTGACAATCACCAATGGAGATGAAGCGGTAGCCTTCGAACTTAGAAATAATAATGCAGATGGAAAACTGCTTTATTTCTCCACTTTCACCAAGTTTGAGGTTCCCCTGACGGTATCATTGACGTATGCAAAGCTATATGCTGTACAAGCAGACGGAAAACGTATTCTTTTGGAAGAATGAGTTTTCCGGCCACAAATGATTGCCATATACTTCGTTCATGCGAAAAGTTAAGTAATACAAAAAGAAGATTGATATTTTAGGAAAATGCTCTTGTAACGTGTCTTATTTTTGAATACGCTCAAATAATAACTGTAAACTCTAATATTAAGAAATGCTAAATAAATCGTTATCTCATAGGGGAGTACCCTTTACGACGTGTATTTATCTCGTATGTAAGAAATATCACCGTCACAACTCAAACACATTAATACAAGATGAAACCAATGAGAAAAGTAGAACTCATTTTCTACCCGAAATATGAATTTATAGTAAAAATATCTGTGACAAATATACAGAATTGACTATTAATTACTACTTTTGACAAATAAATGAAAAACGACAAATAACCCCCTATTAAAAACATAAAATTATGATGAAAAAGCTATTTACAGTCGCAGCTATCGGCCTTACTTTGTTAACCTGCCATACAAGCTGCACATCTTCGCAAAAAGCTCAGGAAGCTTTTGCACCGATCAAAGTTGAAATCCCTACCCGTCCAGCCGGTCAAGAGGATGTAGTCCAACTTATTGCTCCCAAAATTGATACCGTACGTGTCGGTTTCATCGGACTGGGAATGCGTGGTCCCGGTGCCGTAGCACGCTGGACACATATTCCGGGAACTAAAATCGTAGCTTTATGCGATCTTGCTCCCGAACGTGTAGAGAAATCACAGGAAATCCTGAAAAATGCAGGATTGCCGGAAGCGGCATCTTACAGCGGTTCGGAAGATGCATGGAAAAAACTCTGTGAGCAGGATGACATTGACCTCGTATATATCGCAACTGACTGGAAACATCATGCGGAAATGGGCGTGTATGCTATGGAACACGGCAAGCACGTAGCTATCGAAGTGCCTGCAGCCATGACATTGGATGAAATCTGGCAATTAATCAATACATCTGAAAAGACTCGCAAGCATTGCATGCAGTTGGAAAACTGTGTATATGATTTCTTTGAACTGACTTCTTTGAATATGGCACAGCAAGGTGTTTTCGGTGAGGTACTTCATGTAGAAGGTTCATATATCCACAATTTGGAAGACTTCTGGGGTGCATACTGGAACAACTGGCGTATGGATTACAACCAAAAGCATCGTGGTGACGTATATGCCACTCACGGCATGGGCCCGGCTTGCCAATTACTTGACATCCACCGTGGCGACCGCATGAAAACTTTAGTGGCAATGGATACAAAAGCTGTCAACGGTCCGGCTTATATCAAGAAACAGACAGGAGAAGAAGTGAAAGACTTCCAGAACGGTGACCAGACTTCAACATTGATCCGTACGGAAAATGGCAAGACGATGTTGATTCAGCACAATGTAATGACTCCCCGCCCATACAGTCGTATGTATCAGATAGTAGGCGCTGACGGTTATGCAAGCAAATATCCGATTGAAGAATATTGTTTAAGACCTTCGCAAGTTGACTCTAACGATGTTCCTAATCACGAAAATCTGAACGCACACGGCTCCGTACCTGCCGATGTAAGAAAAGCCTTAATGGATAAATACAAACACCCGATTCACAAAGAACTGGAAGAGACTGCCAAGAAAGTAGGTGGTCACGGTGGTATGGACTTTATCATGGATTATCGCCTAGCATACTGCCTGCAGAATGGTCTGCCATTGGATATGGACGTTTATGACCTTGCAGAATGGTGCTGTATGGCTGAACTTACCCGCCTTTCTATCGAAAACAACTCAGCTCCGGTTGAAGTTCCCGATTTCACCCGCGGCGGATGGAACAAGGTAAAAGGCTACCGTCACGCTTTTGTAGAATAACAAAATAGAGTTTTCTTTTTTACACGAACACTACGAACCAATCCGGCTTTTCCCCCAAAGCCGGATTATTCTTAGGTTCGTGTTTGAACATTTTATAGAACATCATAATCACATTTATGAAAACAGCTATTCCAAGGCCTTCCAAGCAAAGCATTATCCGCGAAGCTAAAGATTATGTAATGATTGCCATCGGCATGATTTTATACGGTATCGGCTGGACAGTTTTCCTGCTTCCTAATGATATCACTACCGGGGGAGTACCGGGTATTGCTTCTATTGTATATTGGGCTACCGGCTTCCCTGTGCAATATACGTATTTTACTATCAATTTCTTCCTGCTGCTACTGGCTCTCAAACTCCTCGGTTTGAAATTCTGCATCAAAACTATTTTTGGAGTATTCACCCTGACCTTTTTCTTATCTGTCATACAGAAATTGGCAGCAGGTATCAGCCTTCTTCACGACCAGCCTTTTATGGCATGCGTTATCGGAGCATCCTTCTGTGGCGGTGGTATCGGGGTGGCCTTTTCGGCCAACGGAAGTACCGGCGGAACTGACATTATCGCGGCCATTATCAACAAATATCGGGATATCACACTAGGGAGAGTTGTATTAATTTGTGATATGATTATTATAGTATCCAGTTATTTTGTCTTAAAAGACTGGGAAAAAGTAGTGTATGGATTTGCAACTCTTTATATTTGTAGTTTCGTACTCGATCAGGTAGTGAATAGCGCCCGGCAGTCTGTACAGTTTTTCATTATATCCAATAAATATCAGGAAATAGGAAAACGAATCAATGAATATCCGCACCGGGGAGTTACAATTATCAATGCAACGGGATTCTACACCGGACGAGAACAGAAAATGATGTTTGTATTGGCCAAGAAGCGGGAATCTACCATTATCTTCCGGCTGATAAAAGACATCGACCCGAAAGCCTTTGTTTCACAAAGTGCTGTCATCGGAGTTTATGGAGAAGGATTTGACCATATTAAAGTGAAATAAAAAAGAATGAGAAACCAATATTGAAAAACATGAAAATTCGATCGTATCCCCTCTTATTAACCAACATTTTTATGGGAATATTTTCCCTAGTGACAACCAATACCATAGCTGATAATGCTAAAAAGCCATATTGGCAAGATGTAC
This portion of the Bacteroides acidifaciens genome encodes:
- a CDS encoding DUF1735 domain-containing protein is translated as MKKLIYSFLFLGAITALGGCKEDSYEDLIPEQYDKILYLKTYGQQTIELFDDGSQVDYSLTVVKTGSNPAATAQAQVKIMSQAEVDKDTRYQGNNYKVLSSACYTYKSEPLELTSADAYKQVKMKLSPAKILEEIAETKDENPNYIYIIPFRLSSPNDQVNQDKKDLILKLNVTKLSIYFKKGSQTVNLNTVTGDEWAFEAGMAMVSGVQNTWNFTAQIEVDRSDEALNAYNTANGTAYLMIPEAAIVNINEGVFEAGNNEAAAAIRIRRAGLAKGYTYLVPLKLKPITEIETISINEKLHYIILEYPLDPEADRIELTTSSFFDVYGWHISNDYGNLIDNNNETHFETQYWAITGNATYGTPLDVRIGKEVHSVMFEYTTRGGGNTNPQDISLWASNDDEVTTNSESDTWFKLGDVSGVPARYEEHKKYSSKVFISSQPFKYIRIAVKTGNAPVDGTGSVGGCWGIAELKIWAN
- a CDS encoding M60 family metallopeptidase, producing the protein MKHIYNYLTFLLCLFTMTVYTGCKDDEEELVAKQFEIDGSELNKEIDFRSTTISIPVKTNMRVSEWSVNSNQKWVTAFQQKDEIILSILDSKLTNERTAKVTVTSEVVDANYTITLTQYGINDVQFKNDTRVPIISAIADASQGEGWSIEKTFDGIKDPALTQSDGNHFHSPWGAGNTVFPFHITYTVDPNKQIDYFIYYPRNGNGNFGEFSVSVLPAGKADNEQNYVDVGSFDFKFAESTINGISGILTKGIIADKVKFTIQSGLGGYVSCGEMEFYEKTNYRDMNAPILNVFTDLTCSELKPDVTNEAIEALPSNTLKRVAKALQNNTYDEWEKNFRIREYEAYSNNNYWANRIQTKKYSDLDNPTGIYVKKDEELMVLVGAIPEGQQVSLQCIWEEGGVKQDFDHQDPNAQNYVQTAVSGDKYPLVEGVNMLKMNGQGQLFIMYNVQGEGLKQNPAPVKIHIPLGRGIVNGFFDLKEHKTDAKYAELLSKATHKYFCVRGERMMFYFHRLKMLDAAPTEILSAIHLWDDILRWEQEMSGIEKYRQDGYYNNHMFSISPEGSYMWASDYRIAFVYTYLKNILLYDNVMAAEDNAWGPAHEMGHVHQYAINWPGSTESSNNLFSNYVIYRLGKYKSRGRGLDYMAKTVYGDGRAWYNMGSSTHQNEDTEVHMRMNWQLWIYYELCKGTAENPTIWPRIFEIMRTTYKDIPESDPGRRQMAFVKAVCDATQEDLTEFFETWGFFKPVSESINQYGTFQYTVSKSMITETKQYIKNKNYPKAAPIQYIEDRKQEFFSEGDYRFKEVGNVGYYTTFKDNVQISKTPTYTEKASTQGKAISVSNGEQAVAFEVRKQETGSNGEKIMGDIVYFSNSFEFFVPRTVSIAGCGIYAVQADGARILMEKK
- a CDS encoding M60 family metallopeptidase gives rise to the protein MKNITTHLLILFLCGSILHACSSSDKTLTPPSPSFEEEEEIKEITLPEDIQIIPVGGKASECQPGSDIDKSYDGKFTTGAAESHYHSSWSNTSFPVTLEYFFKGDTEINYLIYYTRSGNGNFGELEVYTSTDSARKNYTLQGTYDFKMKNDPSRIVFKEGIKATGVKFVVKSGLGNFVSCDEMHFFQKNTDKTLESKLLTVFKDITCSELKPDVTDKEINKLPNKYFIHIAEALKNNSYDEWEKEFRIRKYNAYSNVNEWAEKLMTKHYSSLDNLTGISVKKDDEIIVLVGDTYGREISLQCVGEEKTNFGEAKEYVQTAASGDVYYLEHGINKIKIRNNGQLFVMYNCDLTSNPKPIKIHIPSGSGTVSGFFDLKEHKTDSKYAELLSKATDKYFGVRGDKIIFYFHRDKLREFVKDEILSAISLWDNIIGWEQELMGIEDVRPALVNNHLFAISPEGAYMWASDYRIAFVYTYLQNILLYDNVMSAKDNAWGPAHEIGHIHQQAIDWPSSTESSNNLFSNFILYKLGKYCSRGTELNLPKAADNRTTDSNGNITKMTLSEAHCVLNRPWCNFGSNYQGENTELHMRMNWQLWNYYHRCGHKPDFWQRLFKLMRENRTTSNNPGVKQLLFARMASEAAQEDLTEFFEMWGFFVPVDTQLDQYGSYQYTVTENMIKETKQAMAKYPKKAKPFYYLEDRKAGDEGLDTTPPDVGYYTQFQTIRPITKDIKGHINGREVTITNGDEAVAFELRNNNADGKLLYFSTFTKFEVPLTVSLTYAKLYAVQADGKRILLEE
- a CDS encoding Gfo/Idh/MocA family protein — encoded protein: MMKKLFTVAAIGLTLLTCHTSCTSSQKAQEAFAPIKVEIPTRPAGQEDVVQLIAPKIDTVRVGFIGLGMRGPGAVARWTHIPGTKIVALCDLAPERVEKSQEILKNAGLPEAASYSGSEDAWKKLCEQDDIDLVYIATDWKHHAEMGVYAMEHGKHVAIEVPAAMTLDEIWQLINTSEKTRKHCMQLENCVYDFFELTSLNMAQQGVFGEVLHVEGSYIHNLEDFWGAYWNNWRMDYNQKHRGDVYATHGMGPACQLLDIHRGDRMKTLVAMDTKAVNGPAYIKKQTGEEVKDFQNGDQTSTLIRTENGKTMLIQHNVMTPRPYSRMYQIVGADGYASKYPIEEYCLRPSQVDSNDVPNHENLNAHGSVPADVRKALMDKYKHPIHKELEETAKKVGGHGGMDFIMDYRLAYCLQNGLPLDMDVYDLAEWCCMAELTRLSIENNSAPVEVPDFTRGGWNKVKGYRHAFVE
- a CDS encoding YitT family protein yields the protein MKTAIPRPSKQSIIREAKDYVMIAIGMILYGIGWTVFLLPNDITTGGVPGIASIVYWATGFPVQYTYFTINFFLLLLALKLLGLKFCIKTIFGVFTLTFFLSVIQKLAAGISLLHDQPFMACVIGASFCGGGIGVAFSANGSTGGTDIIAAIINKYRDITLGRVVLICDMIIIVSSYFVLKDWEKVVYGFATLYICSFVLDQVVNSARQSVQFFIISNKYQEIGKRINEYPHRGVTIINATGFYTGREQKMMFVLAKKRESTIIFRLIKDIDPKAFVSQSAVIGVYGEGFDHIKVK